In Janthinobacterium sp. J1-1, a single genomic region encodes these proteins:
- a CDS encoding FecR domain-containing protein, which yields MSELSELMTAPPRDDAAVRKEAVAWYARLCSGSAGDAERKAWLRWHAAHPDHQRAWQRIEAMRATLQQAPAGIASPVLRARLASGGQARRQVLRSVLLLAGTGTVGYLSWQTAQQHGLVQPWLADYSTAIGHQKRVQLPDGSLLIMNTGSAVDVQFDIHTRRVRLLAGEILAETARHRQAPAAPADTRPFIIETRHGAARALGTRFTVRQFDAHTQVAVLDDAVELRAAQAPAKAVILRAGQQARLMAGAIDAPEQADESAGLWHTGNLLVNDRSLGEVVAELARYRRGRLVCDARVAQLRISGVFPLADTDRALLLLVQSFPLRLRSVTRYWVTLEAA from the coding sequence ATGAGTGAGCTGAGTGAGCTGATGACGGCGCCGCCGCGCGACGACGCGGCCGTGCGCAAGGAAGCCGTGGCCTGGTATGCGCGCCTGTGTTCGGGCAGCGCCGGCGACGCCGAGCGCAAGGCATGGCTGCGCTGGCATGCGGCGCACCCGGATCACCAGCGCGCCTGGCAGCGCATCGAGGCGATGCGCGCCACCTTGCAGCAGGCACCGGCCGGCATCGCTTCGCCGGTGCTGCGCGCCAGGCTGGCTTCCGGCGGCCAGGCACGCCGGCAAGTGCTGCGCAGCGTGCTGCTGCTGGCAGGCACCGGCACCGTCGGCTACCTGTCCTGGCAGACGGCGCAGCAGCATGGCCTGGTCCAGCCCTGGCTGGCCGATTACAGCACCGCCATCGGGCACCAAAAGCGGGTGCAACTGCCCGATGGCTCGCTGCTGATCATGAACACCGGCAGCGCGGTCGATGTACAGTTCGATATCCATACGCGGCGCGTGCGGCTGCTGGCCGGCGAAATCCTGGCCGAGACGGCCCGCCACCGGCAAGCTCCCGCCGCGCCGGCGGACACGCGCCCCTTCATCATCGAAACCAGGCACGGCGCCGCGCGCGCGCTGGGCACGCGCTTCACCGTGCGCCAGTTCGACGCTCACACGCAAGTGGCGGTGCTGGACGACGCCGTCGAACTGCGCGCCGCGCAAGCGCCTGCCAAGGCGGTCATCCTGCGCGCGGGACAGCAGGCACGCCTGATGGCCGGCGCCATCGACGCGCCGGAACAGGCCGACGAGAGCGCCGGCCTGTGGCATACCGGCAACCTGCTGGTCAACGACCGCAGCCTGGGCGAGGTGGTGGCCGAACTGGCCCGCTACCGCCGTGGCCGTCTGGTGTGCGACGCCAGGGTCGCGCAGCTGCGCATCTCCGGCGTGTTTCCGCTGGCAGACACCGACCGCGCGCTGCTGTTGCTGGTGCAATCGTTCCCGCTGCGCCTGCGCAGCGTGACGCGCTATTGGGTGACGCTGGAAGCGGCCTGA
- a CDS encoding undecaprenyl-diphosphate phosphatase translates to MSGVIGWWEAALLGLIQGLTEFLPVSSSAHLRIIGPFLPSGADPGAAFTAITQIGTELAVLIYFRKDILRIALAWFGALPGSGATAAAKSNPDVRLGWLVIIGSLPIAILGLAFQHAIETYLRNLYLTAIMLIVFGLILGAADRHGRHELPLSRMRWRDGIIFGFAQAMALIPGVSRSGGTITAGLMMGYTREAAARYSFLLAIPAVLASGFYQLYKSWGVAGPVAPGPTLLATIIAFFVGYGVIVVFLRIVSSRGYWPFVAYRIVLGVFVLALLQMGVIAAH, encoded by the coding sequence ATGAGCGGCGTGATCGGCTGGTGGGAAGCAGCCCTGCTGGGCCTGATACAGGGCCTGACCGAATTTTTGCCCGTCTCGTCCAGCGCCCATCTGCGCATTATCGGCCCGTTCTTGCCGTCCGGCGCCGACCCCGGCGCGGCGTTTACCGCGATTACCCAGATCGGCACCGAGCTGGCCGTGCTGATCTACTTTCGCAAGGATATCCTGCGCATCGCCCTGGCCTGGTTCGGCGCCCTGCCCGGCAGCGGCGCGACTGCGGCGGCGAAAAGCAATCCCGACGTGCGCCTGGGCTGGCTGGTGATCATCGGCTCGCTGCCGATCGCCATCCTGGGGCTGGCCTTCCAGCATGCGATCGAAACCTATCTGCGCAACCTCTACCTGACGGCCATCATGCTGATTGTGTTCGGCCTGATCCTCGGCGCGGCCGACCGCCATGGCCGCCATGAACTGCCGCTGTCGCGCATGCGCTGGCGCGACGGCATCATCTTCGGCTTTGCGCAGGCGATGGCGCTGATTCCCGGCGTGTCGCGCTCGGGCGGCACCATCACGGCCGGCCTGATGATGGGCTACACGCGCGAAGCGGCGGCCCGCTATTCCTTTTTGCTGGCGATTCCGGCCGTGCTGGCGTCGGGCTTCTACCAGTTGTATAAAAGCTGGGGCGTGGCCGGCCCGGTCGCGCCCGGCCCCACCCTGCTGGCAACGATCATTGCGTTTTTTGTCGGCTATGGCGTGATCGTGGTCTTCCTGCGCATCGTCAGCAGCCGCGGCTACTGGCCGTTCGTGGCCTACCGCATCGTGCTGGGCGTGTTTGTGCTGGCATTGCTGCAAATGGGCGTGATCGCCGCCCACTGA
- a CDS encoding sigma-70 family RNA polymerase sigma factor yields the protein MSSAPHLSAPDVSALYSDHHGWLQGWLRRKMGNAGDAADLAHDTFLRVLARRDMPRLLAPRAYLGAIARGLVADFFRHKDIERAYLDALAALPDAHAPSPESRAIVLEALVAIDTMLDGLKPAVRQAFLLSQLDGLTYEQIARQLGVTKRTVSNYMCTAIEHCVEHCDPLAP from the coding sequence GTGTCTTCCGCCCCTCACCTTTCCGCACCTGACGTCAGCGCCCTGTACAGCGACCATCACGGCTGGCTGCAGGGCTGGCTGCGCCGCAAGATGGGCAATGCCGGTGACGCCGCCGACCTGGCGCACGACACTTTCCTGCGCGTGCTGGCGCGCCGCGACATGCCCAGGCTGCTGGCGCCGCGCGCCTACCTGGGCGCCATCGCGCGCGGCCTGGTGGCCGACTTTTTCCGCCACAAGGATATCGAACGCGCTTATCTCGACGCCCTGGCCGCCTTGCCGGACGCGCATGCGCCGTCGCCGGAATCGCGCGCCATCGTGCTCGAGGCGCTGGTCGCCATCGACACCATGCTCGATGGCCTGAAGCCGGCCGTGCGGCAAGCATTTTTGCTGTCGCAGCTCGACGGCCTGACCTACGAGCAGATCGCGCGGCAATTGGGCGTGACCAAACGCACGGTCAGCAACTATATGTGCACGGCGATTGAACATTGCGTCGAACACTGCGATCCGCTGGCGCCATGA
- a CDS encoding GNAT family N-acetyltransferase gives MNYRTAIVSTLAEIGEPAWSALLALQAEANPFLSYAFLHAMHESGCASADSGWQPQFLALWQGDTLAAALPLYVKLHSYGEYVFDWAWADAYQQHGLEYYPKLLSAIPFTPVSGSRLLARDGEARAALLAFLQARQQASQVSSTHILFPPEAEARQLEEAGFLLRSGVQFHWLNPGYADFEQFLATLEHKKRKNIRAERRKVAEAGVTMRQVRGTDITPALWQFFHRCYSNTYAEHRSSPYLNLEFFERIGASMPGNILLVVAEREGRAIAASLVIHTHDTLYGRYWGALEHVPCLHFETAYYQPLEFCIAQGIATFEGGAQGEHKMARGFLPQKTWSAHWLAHPSFADAVQRFLERERGGIDAYLDELNEHSPFRE, from the coding sequence ATGAATTATCGCACGGCTATCGTCTCCACCCTGGCTGAAATTGGCGAGCCGGCATGGTCCGCGCTGCTGGCCTTGCAAGCCGAAGCCAATCCTTTCCTGTCCTACGCCTTTTTGCATGCGATGCACGAATCGGGCTGTGCAAGTGCCGACTCCGGCTGGCAGCCACAGTTCCTGGCGCTGTGGCAAGGTGACACGCTGGCCGCCGCCCTGCCCCTGTATGTCAAGCTGCATTCCTACGGCGAATATGTGTTCGACTGGGCCTGGGCCGACGCCTACCAGCAACACGGCCTGGAATACTATCCGAAACTGCTGTCGGCCATTCCATTTACGCCCGTCAGCGGCAGCCGCTTGCTGGCCCGCGATGGCGAGGCGCGCGCGGCCCTGCTGGCCTTTCTGCAGGCGCGGCAGCAGGCCAGCCAGGTGTCGTCCACGCATATCCTGTTTCCGCCAGAGGCCGAGGCGCGCCAGCTCGAAGAGGCCGGCTTTCTGCTGCGCAGCGGCGTGCAGTTTCACTGGCTGAACCCGGGCTATGCCGATTTCGAGCAATTCCTGGCCACCCTGGAACACAAGAAACGCAAGAATATCCGCGCCGAACGGCGCAAGGTGGCGGAGGCCGGCGTGACCATGCGCCAGGTGCGCGGTACCGACATCACACCGGCGCTGTGGCAATTCTTTCACCGCTGCTACAGCAATACCTATGCCGAGCACCGCTCCTCGCCCTACCTGAACCTGGAATTTTTCGAGCGCATCGGCGCCAGCATGCCAGGCAATATATTGCTGGTGGTGGCCGAACGCGAGGGCCGGGCGATTGCCGCCTCGCTGGTGATCCATACACACGATACTTTATATGGCCGCTACTGGGGCGCGCTCGAGCACGTGCCCTGCCTGCATTTCGAGACGGCGTATTACCAGCCGCTGGAGTTCTGCATCGCGCAGGGCATCGCCACCTTCGAAGGCGGCGCCCAGGGCGAACACAAGATGGCGCGCGGCTTCCTGCCGCAAAAGACCTGGTCGGCCCACTGGCTGGCGCACCCGTCGTTCGCCGACGCCGTACAGCGCTTCCTGGAGCGCGAGCGGGGCGGCATCGACGCGTATCTGGACGAATTGAACGAGCACAGCCCGTTCCGGGAATAA
- a CDS encoding TonB-dependent siderophore receptor, giving the protein MLDHRCTLLPLAIAMRGAMLTMALSLPAVAIAAPAAATAKPYQIAAGPLVSALNLFAASAGVALTYDPALASGRTSPGLQGTHTPGSGFAALLAGSGLEVVDQGNGGYTLRKTAGGEQTLAPVSVTARAEAANVTENSGSYTTPVMGTATRMALSMRETPQSVSIVTRQQMDDQALNSVPDILEKVVGVTVGRNDSERATFYARGYTIENFQFDGMPNTLDSSNQYTTAIGDSAVYDRVEVVKGATGLLTGAGNPSATINLVRKRPTREFAASVNGSLGSWNKYRGVADVSGSLNASGSLRGRVVAAAQNADSYIDYYQRDTRSLYAIVEADLGPRTTLSLGVDYMQSRADGATFGHLPLFYSDGSQTHFRRSLNPAARWSYWDNDSTNTFATVKHAFDNGWKLDAAASHLKQSKDVLYGSAYNGYMNQQTGAGIRLLGGPLPTQASTDSANLAVTGPFTLFGRQHELMLGAGYSRQNKDAQMYTSSLVTVPDYRLWDGNLVLPTQTKRADRDTTITEKGVSGAVRLRPLDDLSVILGARASWYKLYDYQVSVAGVKSVSDNLDESAKVVPYAGVVYDLNTTWSVYASYTDIFKPQTYYKDANDSSLAPLTGKSMEAGVKGEWLDGKINASAAVFKIEQNNAPQYQGIHSVTGGEIYRPIAGVTSKGVELEMSGQVTPAWNLAGGYTFRTSHIPPQPNLILSAVNTNQPRHLFKLSTAWTLPAGWTVGGSMTWQSETYYQLSTAARWRATQPSYAVVGLMARYQVSPRLSLALNVNNVLDKTYMPGMGSYGTGVYGDPRNALLTANFKF; this is encoded by the coding sequence ATGCTTGATCACCGCTGCACGCTACTTCCCCTCGCCATCGCCATGCGTGGCGCCATGCTGACCATGGCGCTGTCGCTGCCGGCCGTCGCCATCGCCGCTCCGGCCGCCGCCACGGCGAAACCCTACCAGATCGCCGCCGGCCCGCTGGTCTCGGCCCTGAACCTGTTCGCCGCCTCGGCCGGCGTGGCATTGACGTATGACCCGGCGCTGGCCAGCGGGCGCACCTCGCCCGGCCTGCAGGGCACGCATACGCCGGGCTCCGGCTTTGCCGCGCTGCTGGCCGGCAGCGGCCTGGAAGTGGTCGACCAGGGCAATGGCGGCTATACCTTGCGCAAAACGGCGGGCGGCGAACAGACCCTGGCGCCCGTCAGCGTCACGGCCCGCGCCGAGGCGGCCAATGTCACCGAAAACAGCGGCAGCTACACCACCCCCGTGATGGGCACGGCCACCCGCATGGCCCTGTCGATGCGCGAGACGCCGCAGTCGGTCAGCATCGTCACGCGCCAGCAGATGGACGACCAGGCCCTGAACAGCGTGCCCGACATCCTGGAAAAAGTCGTCGGCGTGACCGTCGGGCGCAACGACAGCGAACGCGCCACCTTTTATGCGCGCGGCTATACCATCGAAAACTTCCAGTTCGACGGCATGCCCAATACCCTCGACAGCTCGAACCAGTACACCACGGCGATTGGCGACAGCGCCGTCTACGACCGGGTCGAAGTGGTGAAAGGCGCGACCGGCCTGCTGACCGGCGCCGGCAATCCGTCGGCCACCATCAACCTGGTGCGCAAGCGCCCGACCCGTGAATTTGCCGCGTCGGTGAATGGCAGCCTCGGTTCGTGGAACAAATACCGCGGCGTGGCCGATGTCTCCGGGTCCCTGAACGCGTCCGGCAGCCTGCGTGGCCGCGTGGTGGCCGCCGCGCAAAATGCCGACTCGTATATCGACTATTACCAGCGCGACACGCGCAGCCTGTACGCCATCGTCGAAGCCGACCTGGGGCCGCGCACCACCTTGAGCCTGGGCGTCGACTACATGCAGAGCCGCGCCGACGGCGCCACCTTCGGCCACTTGCCGCTGTTCTACAGCGACGGCTCGCAAACCCATTTTCGCCGCTCGCTGAACCCGGCCGCGCGCTGGTCGTACTGGGACAACGACAGCACCAATACCTTCGCCACCGTCAAGCACGCGTTCGACAACGGCTGGAAGCTGGACGCCGCCGCCAGCCATTTGAAACAGTCGAAAGACGTCTTGTACGGCTCGGCCTACAACGGCTACATGAACCAGCAAACCGGCGCCGGCATCCGCCTCTTGGGTGGGCCGCTGCCGACCCAGGCGAGCACCGACAGCGCCAACCTGGCCGTCACCGGCCCGTTCACCCTGTTCGGCCGCCAGCATGAGCTGATGCTGGGCGCCGGCTATTCGCGCCAGAACAAGGATGCCCAGATGTACACCAGCAGCCTGGTGACGGTGCCCGACTACCGGCTGTGGGATGGCAACCTGGTGCTGCCGACGCAGACAAAACGCGCCGACCGCGACACCACCATCACGGAAAAAGGCGTGTCGGGGGCCGTGCGCCTGCGCCCGCTTGACGATCTGTCGGTGATCCTTGGCGCGCGCGCCAGCTGGTATAAATTGTACGACTACCAGGTGTCGGTGGCCGGCGTGAAAAGCGTGTCGGACAACCTCGATGAAAGCGCGAAAGTGGTGCCGTATGCGGGCGTGGTGTATGACCTCAACACCACCTGGTCGGTGTACGCCAGCTACACCGACATCTTCAAGCCGCAGACCTATTACAAGGACGCCAATGACAGCTCGCTGGCCCCGTTGACGGGCAAGAGCATGGAAGCGGGCGTGAAGGGCGAATGGCTCGATGGCAAAATCAACGCCAGCGCGGCCGTGTTCAAGATCGAACAAAACAATGCGCCGCAATACCAGGGCATCCACAGCGTGACGGGCGGCGAAATCTACCGGCCCATCGCCGGCGTCACCAGCAAGGGCGTGGAACTGGAAATGTCGGGCCAGGTCACGCCGGCATGGAACCTGGCCGGCGGCTATACCTTCCGCACCTCGCATATTCCGCCGCAGCCCAACCTGATCCTCAGCGCGGTCAACACCAACCAGCCCAGGCACCTGTTCAAGCTGAGCACAGCCTGGACCCTGCCGGCCGGCTGGACCGTCGGCGGCTCCATGACCTGGCAAAGCGAGACCTACTACCAGCTGTCGACGGCCGCCCGCTGGCGCGCCACCCAGCCCAGCTACGCGGTGGTCGGCCTGATGGCGCGCTACCAGGTCAGCCCGCGCCTGTCGCTGGCGCTGAACGTCAACAACGTGCTCGATAAAACGTATATGCCCGGCATGGGCTCGTACGGCACCGGCGTATATGGCGACCCGCGCAATGCGCTGCTGACGGCCAATTTCAAATTCTGA
- a CDS encoding NAD+ synthase has protein sequence MTVKVAIAQMNSTVGDLAGNRAKIVDLARRAHAAGADIVLTPELSLVGYPPEDLLLRNAFYAKTQQTFAALAQDLAQFPDLHVVVGLPLQDEAGLVRHNAASVLVNGQVLGTYRKHDLPNTTVFDEKRYFSSSDQAFVFAVKGVRFGINICEDTWFAHAPERARAAGAQVLLVPNGSPYHMNKQHLRYETMRQNVCAQGMSLVYANLVGGQDELIFDGDSFVMDAEGTICAQLRHFEEDLQIVEFDGAAPVPQPLPLPLAVEAQVYQALVLGVRDYIVKNGFPGVLIGMSGGVDSALTLAIAVDALGADKVRAVMMPSQFTADISWIDSRDMVKRLNVRYDEIPIKQTFDAFRATLAEEFAGLAEDATEENIQARIRGTLLMALSNKHGSIVLTTGNKSEMAVGYCTLYGDMAGGFAVIKDIAKTLVYRLCAWRNSVSDVIPQRILTRGPSAELRADQLDQDSLPPYDILDGIMQLYMEENRPIAEIIAAGYPPADVARITRLIKINEYKRRQSPVGIRVTHRGFGRDWRYPITSRFTE, from the coding sequence ATGACAGTCAAAGTCGCAATTGCTCAAATGAATAGTACGGTCGGCGATCTGGCCGGCAACCGCGCCAAGATCGTCGACCTGGCCCGCCGCGCCCATGCCGCCGGCGCCGATATCGTCCTGACGCCGGAACTGTCGCTGGTCGGCTATCCACCGGAAGACCTGTTGCTGCGCAATGCATTCTACGCAAAAACCCAACAAACGTTTGCGGCGCTGGCGCAAGACCTGGCGCAGTTCCCCGATTTGCACGTGGTAGTGGGCTTGCCGTTGCAGGACGAAGCCGGCCTGGTGCGCCATAACGCCGCCTCGGTGCTGGTCAACGGCCAGGTGCTGGGCACCTACCGCAAGCACGATTTGCCGAACACCACCGTGTTCGATGAAAAGCGCTATTTCTCATCCAGCGACCAGGCCTTCGTGTTTGCCGTCAAGGGCGTGCGCTTCGGCATCAATATCTGCGAAGACACGTGGTTTGCCCACGCCCCCGAACGCGCGCGCGCGGCCGGCGCCCAGGTGCTGCTGGTGCCGAATGGCTCGCCGTATCACATGAACAAGCAGCATCTGCGCTACGAGACCATGCGCCAGAATGTGTGCGCGCAAGGCATGTCGCTGGTGTACGCCAACCTGGTCGGCGGCCAGGACGAGCTGATTTTCGATGGCGATTCGTTTGTGATGGACGCGGAAGGCACCATTTGCGCGCAATTGCGTCATTTCGAGGAAGACTTGCAGATCGTCGAGTTCGATGGTGCGGCGCCCGTGCCGCAGCCGCTGCCCTTGCCCCTGGCGGTCGAGGCCCAGGTCTACCAGGCGCTGGTGCTGGGCGTGCGCGACTATATAGTCAAGAACGGCTTTCCCGGCGTGCTGATCGGCATGTCGGGCGGTGTCGATTCGGCCCTGACCCTGGCGATCGCCGTCGATGCGCTGGGCGCGGACAAGGTGCGCGCCGTGATGATGCCGTCGCAGTTTACCGCCGATATTTCGTGGATCGACTCGCGCGACATGGTAAAACGCCTCAATGTGCGCTACGATGAAATTCCGATCAAACAAACCTTCGACGCCTTCCGCGCCACCCTGGCTGAAGAATTCGCCGGCCTGGCCGAAGATGCGACGGAAGAGAATATCCAGGCACGCATCCGCGGCACCCTGCTGATGGCCCTGTCGAACAAGCATGGCAGTATCGTATTGACGACCGGTAACAAGAGCGAGATGGCGGTCGGTTATTGCACCCTGTACGGCGACATGGCGGGCGGCTTCGCGGTGATCAAGGATATCGCCAAGACTCTGGTCTACCGCCTGTGTGCTTGGCGTAACAGCGTGTCCGACGTGATTCCGCAGCGCATCCTGACGCGCGGACCGTCGGCCGAACTGCGCGCCGACCAGCTGGACCAGGACTCGCTGCCGCCGTACGACATTCTCGACGGCATCATGCAACTGTACATGGAAGAAAACCGGCCGATCGCCGAGATTATCGCAGCCGGTTACCCACCGGCCGACGTGGCCCGCATCACGCGCCTGATCAAGATCAATGAATACAAGCGGCGCCAGTCGCCGGTCGGCATCCGTGTCACGCACCGTGGCTTTGGCCGCGACTGGCGCTACCCGATCACGTCCAGGTTCACCGAATAA
- the ppa gene encoding inorganic diphosphatase — protein MSLNKVPSGRDLPNDFNVIIEIPMNADPIKYEVDKESGAIFVDRFMGTAMHYPCNYGYVPNTLSPDGDPVDVLVITPFPLFPGVVVRCRPIGVLKMTDESGEDAKVLAVPVDKVLSIYSHWQKPEDLNELRLRQIQHFFEHYKDLEKGKWVKIDGWYGADEARAEILNGVAAYKKDAEDSAS, from the coding sequence ATGAGCTTGAATAAAGTGCCTTCGGGCCGCGATTTGCCGAACGACTTCAACGTGATCATCGAAATCCCGATGAACGCCGATCCGATCAAATATGAAGTGGACAAGGAATCGGGCGCGATTTTCGTCGACCGTTTCATGGGCACCGCGATGCACTACCCGTGCAATTACGGCTATGTGCCGAACACCCTGTCGCCGGACGGCGATCCGGTCGACGTGCTGGTCATCACCCCGTTCCCGCTGTTCCCTGGCGTGGTCGTGCGCTGCCGTCCTATCGGCGTGCTGAAGATGACGGACGAGTCGGGCGAAGACGCCAAAGTGCTGGCCGTGCCAGTCGACAAGGTCCTGTCGATCTACAGCCACTGGCAGAAGCCGGAAGATCTGAACGAACTGCGCCTGCGCCAGATCCAGCATTTCTTCGAGCACTACAAAGACCTGGAAAAAGGCAAATGGGTCAAGATCGACGGCTGGTACGGCGCCGACGAAGCCCGCGCTGAAATCCTGAACGGCGTTGCCGCTTACAAGAAAGACGCGGAAGACAGCGCTTCGTAA
- a CDS encoding P-II family nitrogen regulator: MKQITAIIKPFKLDEVREALADVNVTGLTVTEVKGFGRQKGHTELYRGAEYVVDFLPKVKVEVVVDDSVSEQVVDAIIKAARTGKIGDGKIFVRNIEQVIRIRTGETGPEAV; the protein is encoded by the coding sequence ATGAAACAGATTACCGCCATCATCAAACCATTCAAGCTCGACGAAGTACGCGAAGCCCTGGCCGATGTGAATGTGACGGGTTTGACCGTGACGGAAGTAAAAGGTTTCGGCCGCCAGAAAGGCCACACCGAACTCTACCGTGGCGCCGAGTATGTGGTCGATTTCCTGCCGAAGGTGAAGGTCGAAGTGGTGGTCGACGACAGCGTGTCCGAGCAGGTGGTGGACGCCATCATCAAGGCCGCGCGTACCGGCAAGATCGGCGACGGCAAGATTTTCGTCCGTAATATCGAGCAGGTGATCCGTATCCGCACCGGCGAGACGGGCCCGGAAGCTGTTTAA